The following nucleotide sequence is from Synchiropus splendidus isolate RoL2022-P1 chromosome 1, RoL_Sspl_1.0, whole genome shotgun sequence.
TTGGGCTCCTTCATCTGCAGTTCAGGCATAAATAAGGGTTTGCAATTTGTTATGTTCTGACTGTATTATGAGAGTTAGTATTACCTGCAGCCATGAAGTTTatcaagttttattttattcatttatcagcCAGCAGTGACAGGCCGAACGCCTTGTACGAGTACACGGTGTTCTGAATTTTGTACTCTGAAAGTTTGTCAAATCAACATTTCActttcagaagcaaaaaaaaaaatctttgcacATTTTTGCTCTGACCTTTGGTGTGCTAGAGAAATCTAAAATGTTAAGAAGTGTATTTAGTAGAAGTTTTTTGTTCGGCCATCAAATtccaattattttgttttgcgcAAATGGAATGTTACAAAAATGTGATGGACAAAAATGAATGTGGCTGCTGTTTCCACAGCCGGTCCTGCCACACACTGCTGTGTGTCTGGTCTGTGGAGAAGCTGGAAAGGAGGACACAgtggacgatgaggaggagaagtTTAATCTCATGCTGATGGAATGTTCGATCTGCAACGAGATTGTTCATCCAAACTGTCTCATGGTAACTGCATCTGTCATCTTGTTTTAACATCAGAATGGATTGTTGACGGATATTTTTGTAGGTAAAGGATTCAAATGGAGTCATCAACGACGAGTTGCCAAACTGCTGGGAATGTCCGAAGTGCAATCATGCCGGTAAAACTGGGAAAGTAAGCCTCTGTGTTTCCTCGAAGATACAGGCCTGTGTTGAGCAAGAAcaataaagttgtgttttttatcTTCTAACCTTTTGGCCTCAAAGCAAAAAAggggtccagggttcaagtaCGCATCAAATTTGCCCGGTTCTCTCCTGAAAGAACCGCGATTGAACCGAGATGCCAAAGAAGAAGCGGATTCTCCGGCAGTGGCGACACTGCCGACAGTGACCTCCACGTCAGCTGTGAAGAGGAAGGCAGACAGGGATGAAACCCCAAAGAGAAAGGATGAGGAGCCTCTGAAGAAACGTCCGCCGCTGCTGTCTCTGGATAGTTCCCCACGGCCCAGACTTGAGGACAAccctctgaggaagaagaggaaacttTTTGAGACAAATGATGAACCTACACTGAAGAAAAAGGTGGGAGCTGTTACACTTGAAAGGAGTACTGAATACTGAAGTTGAATCGgttaaaataaatgtaccaGTTGCTGGTACAAATAGCCAAGTCCTCAGTGTACTTCCAGCCTAAATATCTGCCCACTGGACAATGCAAATGGATGACAAACATTCTATGAAGGCAAATAATGGATGAGCAATTAGGTCACTGGTCAGTATTCAGGATTTTCTGTCCCTGAGGCAGCAGGTTATGAAGAAGCATCCGTCGCAGCAGCTGGAAGAGACTTTCATTCAGAATGAAACCAGTACATTTAATGCATTGTTGAAGcgtttgaatatattttatattcatgCATCATCtatgtgtgatttatttgagtTACTTTGTTTTGAGTGGTCTGTGTATTATTGATAATCCATCAATTATGTTCTCTTGAAGAAAAAACCTCCCAAACTAGACGACCCACTGTCTCCTAAACTGCTGCGACAAATCAAGACGGAGAACGACTGTGATGCTGAAGACGAACAGGACGATCTTGAGGACGACATGTTTTCCCTGAACAGGATTCTTCTGAAGGAGAAGAGGGCGTATGATGAAGACAAGGACCAGGAGGTGGACGACGAACACCAAGAGGAGGCTTTGCGCAGACACGCTAACATGGACGACAAAGCCAAGATCCTTTTGAACTCATTGCTGAGGACGTCCTTCAGAGAAAACAACCAGTCGTCCATCAACTCTACGAAAGCTGGAACGAGTGGCGAGCTGGAGAGGACACCTGAGAGGTGCGCGGGACACCTGAAGGCTCGCCACCAGCGCCGGCGCATGTCCCACAAAGAGCCGGGGAAAGAGATGAAGCAGGAGGCCCTGAAGTCAGAGGAGCCTGCAAAGTGTGATCTGAGTCCCACAAACCTGCTCCGACGACAACCAAAGAAGGAAGACACCAACCAGAACCATCGACCGCTGAAAAGCGAGGAAGCCAATAAGTACAGAAGACCCATAAAAACAGAGGAGAGTTTGATCAAAGAGAATCAGCGCTCAATCAAACGGGAGCCAGAGGATGAGGTGGATGACTCAAGCGCCCGGTGGCCTCTTAACAACGGCGGCAGTGACCTTGGGGATTGGCTGCGACACAGAGACAGGGAACTCAACGGCACGCAGCGTGGCTATTCACCGCTGGAATGGAGCAGGAACAACCCCATCACGCCGGTTTGTCCCCGCCCACTTCCGTGCCGGTCACCGCCCAAGTGCATCCAGATGGAGCGTCACGTGATCAGACCACCTCCTATCAGCCCGCCCCCTGACAGACTCACCCTGGACGACGGACAGACACATGTCATGCGGCGTGAGATGTGGATGGCGGTCTTTAGCCACCTGACGCACCAAGACCTGTgcgtgtgcatgcgtgtgtgtcgCACGTGGAACAGATGGTGAGCAGAGCTTTCCCTTCTGAAGTGGATCGTTCGCACCCGTCGTTGATCCCAACGGCTTCTCCCCTCAGGTGCTGCGACAAGAGACTGTGGAAGCTGATCGACCTGAACCGCTGCAAATCCATCACGCCGCTCATGCTGAGCGGGATCATCCGCCGACAGCCCGCCACCCTGGACCTCAGCTGGACCAACATCTCCAAGAAACAGCTCAGCTGGCTCATCAACAGACTTCCAGGTACGAGTTGAATTTGGAAACAAGAGTTTTGAGTGAACATGACGGTAAAGATTCAGAAAGTTGAATCAATTTGATGGCCAGTGTGAGCATGTTCTGCTTCATCTTAAATAAAGTTCCGTTGCCACATTAGCAACAGCATTAGAGGCAGCGCCTCAATGCCACGATGTTGGACTTTGTCAACTCTTCAACATCTATCTGTTCAAATGCTCACCAGAAACGCTACATACATGTTTGCACTATGAGTCATGAGAGGGACCTCACAACTGTGCACGTTCTGTAAAAATTAGAAACAAGATTTGAGGCTTTACCCATgaatggagtaaaaaaaaaaaaatcaaaaacctGGAAGAATGACATAataacattgtttgtttttttgtattgtattgtggtCTGAAATTGTAATTACAATTGTAACATGTCATATCCTCTGAGAAAAATGTATACAAATGGGTAAAAAACaagaccaaacaaaaacaaagagaaagcgACGGATACAAACAAGCGAGTCACAGACATGCTATCGAAGAAAGGACTCCCCACAGGACTCCCACAAACTGCAACCGCATTGTACATTCCTGTTATAGATGGTTCAATAAAGtttcttggggaaaaaaaagaaataagatTTGATTAGTTGGTTATTTACATGTAATAATAGTAGTGGTGGCCCCTTCTGTAGTTGCTTTTCTGGATATTAAATTCCCCCTGGTGACCTGCAGTCCCTTCTTCACAGGCCTGCGAGTGCTGCTGTTGTCTGGCTGCTCTTGGGTCGCCGTTTCCGCTCTCTGCACCTGCAGCTGTCCACTGCTGAGGACTCTGGACGTCCAGTGGGTGGAGGGACTGAAAGACGCTCAAATGAGGGACCTGCTGTCTCCACCAACGGACAGCAGACCAGGTACTGCAGCCTCCTCCCACCATCAGGCTCATTTAAATCCCACACAGAGCAGTAAAAGTGGCAGAGCAGCAGTGAGAGAAAGGAGAAAGTCATCAGTGGAAAATGAAGCGTTACTCACAGAAATGTGAATGATCGAGTGGGAAAGGGAAGTTATATGAATTTTGGTTTCCCTcttgaaaaatgtattattgcTATGTActtatttgtttttgaagattCAAAAATAAAGTTGCTTCTTTCTTACTGATGCTGCAcagaaatacaaatattaaGGCTCATTATTCAAGAATTTGAAATATTTGGCGACTTGTCATATTTtagtaaaataacaaaaataaaaataagaaaaataatagtCAAATGCCCTCTAACAGTTCCATTTATTCGTCCTGTGATTCTAATATGTTATTAGAATCACAGGACGAATAAATGGAATTGTTAGATTTGAGTTACACATAACATTTAAAGTAAACCTTAAATGTGATAGAGCAGCACAACGTTATGAAAAGAAGTCTATTATTTGGTTTAGAAATTGTCAGAATGAACCTTGGGAAGTTGTGGTAgaattttttcaaaactcaaggTTCAGAAAAGATATTATATACATGcacttaaatatataaatataatatttttcaaataatgcatttttgtttttagtattCCAATTGTAGAAAAATTTGAAAACAATTTGTTTTACGATGTAAAACAAGTGAACCACTGAAGGGAGTCCATGATTGGTCAATAATCTGAAGAGAGAAGACCCTATTGAACGCACTCATTTAAAAAGCAAGTCTGGAAATGTGTTGCTAAAATCTCCCAAATAATAAGAATCTACTGAAGTCATTAAAACCTCACTGTTATAGCTTGAGCTCAGTGTTGTAGTCAGGCTCTCTGTTGTGAACTGAAGGTCGGGTCAAACACGATTTATCGCCGAAAAGAGAGCCAGAGTCAGCGTTGGTTTTGCTGGAGCAGCtagacactggtcgactctgagtctctggatctgtgtttattttatttgaaggagtggtcctcataggttctctgatgcggtcgtctgccttggttcacatcaacacatgcaggtctcatgctgcactggcgcctcggtgaaacaccgtggtgaaaatagttggatattggacggagctctgctccgctgttggcggtggcgtcctcttccgtgtccctattagggttcactgatcgcggacacactctcacaggcagcgctaatgctatgacctggcatcagttagggaccatcaacaaattctaaagtggtcaaagtattagtgacatcttcaataaggcaatggaaaaccaccattttaggagagagaattgtgaaaaggtttttcatctcacaagacaaaggaatgacagtttgtataatgatttggagaatagaatatgactaaatgatcatttattcacatgatttctaatatttcttcaatagcatctaggaaatgtgtccagactggtccatagttcaggtcaactgttcagagacatgagatacagcagacagacggctcaatttaacccctaaataaagctggcagagcagtctgtcagacaccagcagcttctaccagagacctgaaacataaacaaataatgatgttgcagacaaactccagtaataagttccatcataaaacagtttcaagagagactgtagtgtccaacacatggaatagaatgaaaatggatttatcgtgagaATTATTGTTATCGCCGAAATTTATCACGATAACTTTTTTtatccatatcgcccatccctagtgtaTATATTGATGCAACATCTTCGCCGCGTCTTTTGGTAGCCCCACAAAGCCACTAACGTCTGGAAGTCCTGGCTGTCTCACACAGTCGTGAAatgaaccccaaaataaaactggcagaacacagtgagagaacAGAACATTTGGGCTCTTTGTCACACACTCGAGCACTGGGGTTCACTCAAGGTCATCTCTCACATCATTATTTGAGCGTGTGCCACAGTTGTGTGGCTGTTGAGTTGTGTGTTTCATGCACCTGGATGAGGAAGCCTGACCGCGCCTCTGCTCTGATCCCAGGTCAGCTAGATAACCGCAGCAAGCTCAGAAACGTGGAGGATTTCCGACTGGCAGGTTTGGACATCACGGACACGTCCTTGCGCCTCATCATCCGCTACATGCCGTTGTTGTccaaactggacctgagctactgCAACCACATCACAGACCAGTCGGTCAACATCCTGACGGCTGCTGGAACCACCACCAGAGACTCGCTCACCGACATCAATCTGTCCGGTGAGTCACTTGTGTGGGGCTGCATTTGACATGAGTGCTGTCTTCTGACTCACGTCTGAGTCTCCTCAGTCAGCCGTCAGATTCCAGCGTCCTGAAATGTCCCTCAATTATTCAtgggtctcctcctcctcctcctgtacaGAAAGTCAAAAACAGACGAcctattttctctctctctctctctctcaccctccacAGTGTGCAACAGAGTGACCGACCAGTCGCTCACCTTCTTCAAGCGCTGTGGCAGCATCTGTCACATTGACCTGCGCTACTGTAAGCAGGTGACCAAGGAGGGCTGCGACCAGTTCATCGCCGAAATGTCGGTCAGTCTGCAGTTTGAACTGATCGAAGACAAACTCCTGcagaagatcagctagagacgTGTAGCTACACTggagtccaccagggggcggcaGACTCCCGCTGAACGTTGAGCTACTGAGCAACTGCTGCTACAAccagaatgttaaaaaaaaaaaaaaaatcctgatttATGTGCCGCAAACGTTCCAGATTTGTGTTGTATTTCTACTTTTGCActtgtttctattttatttatttctttataccAACTGTTTCTTGGTTATAATGCTTTGGTGTTAGTTTACGATTTTTGCTCCTGCTTTGATTTGCATAAAAAAAGTTCTATTTTTCTATTAGAGTGTTTTGTACATTGACTGCACCATGTACAGTGTGGTACTGTTGATAATCGAGCGGCGTCACTGTTAAGGTCTCAGAGCTCAAGATGCTGGTTCAGTTACCCGAGAGGAAGGACTGAGGATTTTCTTCTATGTTGAGACAAGTGTCTCCGATCATTTGCACTCGTATGGTTATTTTATAATTCTGATGTTGAATAATGTCATATTTTCAGTCTCACAGAGGAACACGTTTGTATCCAGTTTGCTGTTCACATATTATATTGTACCGGATTAAGATTGGAGCCAAGAGCCAGAGTAAACTTCAGAGTTAAGTTCTTTATGATGGTTAAGTAAGGAAGCTGACTGTTGTCTTTGTTAGTTGTTTAATAGTCATTTGATAGCTCGAATAAAAAGAACCAataactgaaaacatttcaataagCTGCAAAACTCAATAGTTTCATACTGTTTACACTTTTATCtacttttgtaaaaaaaaaaaaaaagtatgtttttcacttttttatgtttattctgtgtactttcagtttcagaaaaaaaataatttatgcaAGATTCATATTGGAATAATTCACAATATCTGTTCATCAGAATGTTCCAGATGTGTGTAGTTGAACAGATTTTATGTTGACCATCAGCAGCCAACGTATGTTGGTTTCTCTCTCCAGTCTTCTGGAAACATTTCTTACTTGGATGTTTTTCCAAGACTCTCAGAACTGTTGTgtgtacatactgtacatgttaAAGCCACTAGAACAAGTATGATCCAACCATTGAGATATTAAAACCGTTTGAAATTAAGCTGACTTGTGTTGACTcgtgttgactttttttttgtctccgaCTTGATGTGAACATTTGAACAGTTTTGTCTTGCAGAAAATGTCTTATGCAAGAGCTTCATTTGTGATGCCTGCACCATGGTAGACATAAGCCTCATTCAGGGACACAAGTGCTCCTGTTGAATCTGTGTGCAACAAATGTAAGGAGAAATGGTTCTCAcacaataatgataaaatatcGGAAGCAATACATTGCGCAGGTCAAATATATTGgtggagcttgaaatgtttattgattcaataatgcaggatttatttatatcaCACAAaggtgattcatttttttaaattaatttaaatagtTTTTTATTAACTTAAAATAGTTTAGAAATTTTACCTGATattctttttattgttttaatcctTGCGtgcaatgtattttattatcattattgtatgggaaacatttctccttgtgacttttgtttcacatagattgagcaggagcaggagtgagtgtTTGTGTACCTGAATGAGGCTTATGGCTACTGTGGTGCGGCGCTTCAGTCGGTTTACGTTgttggttaaaaaataaatagaatatcagataaaaacatacaacaTTTCTATTTGCTCGGGACCTAAAACTAGCTCAAGCCCTTACCACAGCTCTCATTTATCCACATTTCTTCCGCATGTTTCTATGTGTGTACAAATGGAATGTAAGGACTCGTGCATGTGGTGCTTTTGCTTTCATATTATGGTGTTATTGATGAGATTATAGTCCAGTGGCAGAGCCCACGCTGGACTTGCTCAAACCCCTGGTGTTCCTCAATGACTGCTTGTTGGGAGGATGACCTCACTAATCCACCAGGCCCAATTGGGCCACACAATTCTCTTGGGTGAGTAGTGTGAGATTCAACCCCTGGGTCGGATCAATCTGTAGCTCTGCTGCACTTAAGCCATGTGatgaaggacaagaagaagCCTGAAGGCGGCATTTTGGATATCCAGGTCGGACCACTGAGACGTGCAGATGTTTCGACTCATTATTTCCAAAAGGTAGATGGACTCACTGGGATCCGGTCTTTCGGGAACCTGTGATGCCATCATCATGTCAGCACAAAATGAGTCCTACTCAACACAACTATAGTTATCGAAAACCAATGAACAAACGAAAACTACAATACaaaataattttctgttgtAACTGACATACAAATAAAAAGGTTTACATAAAAAGTTAATGATCTGAAACTGCATTGTCAATTTATAAAACTAATGAAAACGAAGTAAAATTATAgcaatgtattatttatttatttcaggtagatgcattttaaagtcatttaaaacctgGCCCTGCTGGTCTCTGCCGTGACGACCGGACCTGACAACGCTGACTAGCACGATGGTGGTAGTAGGGCAAAAGCGTCATCTTTCCACacttaatgcatttttttacagGGTGTGTTATGTTgagtttttattactatttgtGTGACCTATTTCAATATTCAATCTCGTTCCAATACCCCaatattgaaggaaaaaaaaatctaaaacaaataactgaaagtattttttatttttacaaaaactGAAACTTGTTCAAACTTACTGAATTTGAAAGgcaaaaattcaaaactaaataaaaacgaaaATTAATGAACAATCCTGAACTATTATAGACTCGGTCCCACAAAACTGACGACGAGGTTGTTCTTATTTGACCACATTGACAAAGAAAGCTGAAAACTCTCCCTGTGCTGGGATTTTCCCGACATAGAGGTGAAATAAATGTTATAAAAGTAAAGTCAAACGTTTCATTGAGAAAGCCACACAATATCGTTGAAAATGTTTCACTCGGTTTTATTGAATCTAATAAATCATTTTTCCtttaccaaaataaaaacattccaaaATATAAAGATCCGGGATTATGAGTTGATTCCCTCTGCGGACACTGTAGCTGCCGGGAGCGACATCATCGAGAAACAGCAGCATCAACGGTCACAACGGTGCGGGGCGGCAGACACGCAGGACAGAGCAGTGGGAAACCGAAAACAGGACTCGAGCAAGTCTGGGCCCGACGACAGCCAGCAGCGGTACATTCTATTTTTCCAAGCCACCACTCTTTCACCCCAAAAATAGCCAGACAATTTCAAGCTCACGCCAGCGATGACAGAAAACCATTTGCATAAATCAGAACTGCTTGAGCTACTCTGATGCAGACGTGTAGAAAAGGAAATAGCACCTCCTGGTGGTTGGACGGAAAGATGGCATCGCTCGCCGGATGTTCTCGGTGACACTGACAGTTCAGTGAAGCAGTTAAAATGCTGGCAGCTACATCAGAGAAAACGTCACACATGACTTTCATCCATTGACCCACACGTCTCTTGAGTGTGGAGTGACGGATCCATTCGCATCCTAGTGGAGGTCACGGCAGTGGCGAGCTGACCTCAGCAgccttctgcagctcctcccaGAGATCAGAGGACACGTCCTCACTGGACCCCTCCACTGAAGGCTCTCGATTTGGAGGCGCCTCTCCCCGATGACTGAGCGACTCACCCTTTCTCTGGAGGAAATTCATTTATGCCACTTAGGTTCAGTCGACAGCCGCAACTCAACAGGGCAGGAATGTCGACGGCCACTTCAGTTTgagttttggctcagctctttctttactGAGCCGATCCGTCTGTTGATCTCATGCCTGTTGGGAAACGCTCCAGCAGACCACAGCACAGGCGTGCTCATGTCTACATTCAAAAATACTGCACTAAGTCAGAGTTCAACGGTGACAGACACGGTGAGAGGTGGTGGAGCAGATACCATCATTTACTGTCTTTGCCTTGGTGTCTCCCAACAGGGGTTGCATTAGCAAAtctatcttcatcatcctctcacgtcacacctctcctctctTTCACCACATTCAATAACCGCATTGCGTTCTCTACTTCTTGGTATCTCCAACAATCTTCTGCCAGCACGTCCACTGTCTGCCAACCTATCACACTGTCCCCAACTAGACATATATTCAGTCACTTCCAAGGAGTCTCCTATGAAGCCATGTCGCAGTGATAGTGGAGTACCCAGAGGAGAGATCCACGGGAGGCTGCGCCACAAAGACCCTGCTACTTGTTTAAATTATTACTTCAGTGAGTCACGTGATGAAATGAGAAAGTTGAAAGGGGCCGTTCACAAGGTGCAACTGCTTTTTGAATGATATTTTATAcacgagaaaaaaaaggaatttcagGGAAAAcctaagaaaaataaatacgtaATACGAGTTATCAACCCATGAAAATGACACCACAATATTCTAGAGATGGGTCTCGCAACAGCTCACAGAGCAATCCCCGCGTGGGTGCGCGTACTGCTTTAAGACAACCACGTGACTGTGTGGGCTCGGCAAAAACGCGCCAACTGTGTTTAACGCAACCACTGAAACAATCTGAcctcacggttccttgtgaatgtctttgtggatctagggcgcagctccaagggaaacgccagttgtctgccgtgtgggaccattttgatctcctgtcggagaatcatgtatttatttcaatctttacccagtttgtctcagattttcgacCTGTCTTGTTCCATtgtaattcaaattaatttcaaagtataatttaatttagaaaaaaaacaatggattttttttcttaaaaaatatcgcattatgatacattttcacattatttaaaggtcggttgcctgcagggatttctgatgtccagcaggtgtcagtattcagtgacacagtatcaacacagtatcagcacagtgtgccATTGTGTTGAAAcgcttcatgatgcctcatttacccatcactacaatattctgatgaaagaaaaaagtgtgTAGCTGTCAGTCATGTAATGAATCATGACCTTCAAAGGGAATTGATTTTGTAAACAGCTCATGCCTTTCAACCAGAAAACAGACCGTTTTAACTTTGATCATCACATGTTGTTAAAATGTAGGAGGGACCGGGCTCCGAGCACAAACCTTTTGTTTGGTCAGACAATCCAGTCAGGTTGTCTCACTTccataacaataacaaatatatgctttttatattttataatgtagctatatatatatatatatatatatatatatatatatatatatatatatatatatatatatatatatatatatatatatatacccaaGTAACAATTTATGTTTCACTCCCATTTAATTTTTAAAGCTTAACACGCTCCTTCACGTTgtcctcagactgaaaaggaaaAGTAGGATTCTGCCACAATTCTTTCACGACCATCATAGATTTCAGTTTGAAatggcaatgtttttttttttttttttcagtaagaAGGgcgttcactcactcacacacactcactcactccacaCATGACGCTGTGAAACTGAAAGTAAATATAAACTGAAGGCAAGTTCTCAGCATCCTGCACCTTCTAGTCGGTGAGGTGAGACGACTTGATGCACGTCAACAATAGATATCTTTATAAAACTCTCTTCTATGTGATATTGCACACTGAAGGCTCCAGCCTGTTGTGGCACCGTGTTGTCTCAAACCCTCTTGTGTTTCCACCCGGCTGTTCTTCAGAACCATCGCTGCTGAGTTTTAAACAGTCTCAGTCGGCCACTGGACAGATGAGGATGGGGgtggggtggtggtggtggtggtgggagggGGGAGAAAGAACCTGGGTGGGCTCCACAGTCTTGGGACCATGGTCCGGGGCAGGTGTTCCCTGCCTATCTTGGATCCAGCACCTAGGACTTGAAGACATGGACGGCCCGCACCACGTACTGCCTGCAGATGGGACACTCGCTCATCCTCTTGCCGCACTTTGTGCAGGTGACCATGTGACCGCACTCCAGCAGCACACAGTCGATGATGGCATCCATGCAGATGCGACAAAGGTTCTCGTCCGAGGCCAGCTGGGCTTTGACGCCGTCTGAGGAAGGAGAGTGTTGTAAGaaacaagtcatgtgaccagaacatttttaaaatgagcaTATACCCTCACACCTTTCAATGATGGAATTAACGGGTTCCATTATTGATTATTGCTCGGATTGGACACTGGGGGGCACTGTGGTCAATCGGCACAACATATACTGCACGGGGTTTTTAGTTGAGAGGACGTAGAATGAGGCAGCTCCACTGAGTCATGTTCCAAAATAGCCTGCTCTGACTTCAGTACAGTTCAGCAAGGCTGCGGTGGATTCAAGTAAGGGACATCACGGCTTCCTTTAAAcctgtgattcttaaccatagggccgcgagcgcctcctagagggccgctaaaagttttttgttttacagctcAGTTTTACTCCTAATGTTTTAcaactcagttttaatacatgagccacgtatggtggcagtagtgtgtcactgaattgacttgacaactgcaaatctgtgatagttaactatggaggagttc
It contains:
- the LOC128770622 gene encoding lysine-specific demethylase 2B isoform X2, with the protein product MAQDIETCGESGRRLRSICRTMYDENEDSSDVEEIVNIRGFSVEEKLLCDSYNADFVNYMDGKDFTYEYVQREALRFPLIFKEKSGLGIRMPDQEFTVSEIKGLVGSRRSVDVMDVSTQKGSEMSMAQFVRYYETPEDERDKLYNVISLEFSHTKLENLIKRPSVLDQVDWVDNMWPPSLKKSQTDATNVIAEMKYPKVQRYCLMSVKGCYTDFHIDFGGTSVWYHVFKGQKVFWLVPPTLHNLALYEDWVLSGKQTDIFLGDRADGCQRVELKQGYTFFIPSGWIHAVYTPKDTLVFGGNILHSFNIPMQLTIHEIENRTKVHSKFRFPFFYEICWYVLERYLHCLTSRSYLSPEFRKRPPLVEEEWKDPTDSPSSDSRCQDVNEDLGETLFKNVPYSQSERTAQDSCYPENERLLKAGLSVDLEDSCNPCSTFVDYSKPSSDSSLSDCQNKWTHLTEFELMGLWALVEKLESLPESKKCVPLGIQSPQALLEDMKVVLKEHADDDIKLAVTGLPVVYWLKKAIKPRPPNRPKPKMAVTPASAVKLSASRGTSGARRRRTRCRKCEACLRTECGECHFCKDMKKFGGPGRMKQSCIMRQCIAPVLPHTAVCLVCGEAGKEDTVDDEEEKFNLMLMECSICNEIVHPNCLMVKDSNGVINDELPNCWECPKCNHAGKTGKQKRGPGFKYASNLPGSLLKEPRLNRDAKEEADSPAVATLPTVTSTSAVKRKADRDETPKRKDEEPLKKRPPLLSLDSSPRPRLEDNPLRKKRKLFETNDEPTLKKKKKPPKLDDPLSPKLLRQIKTENDCDAEDEQDDLEDDMFSLNRILLKEKRAYDEDKDQEVDDEHQEEALRRHANMDDKAKILLNSLLRTSFRENNQSSINSTKAGTSGELERTPERCAGHLKARHQRRRMSHKEPGKEMKQEALKSEEPAKCDLSPTNLLRRQPKKEDTNQNHRPLKSEEANKYRRPIKTEESLIKENQRSIKREPEDEVDDSSARWPLNNGGSDLGDWLRHRDRELNGTQRGYSPLEWSRNNPITPVCPRPLPCRSPPKCIQMERHVIRPPPISPPPDRLTLDDGQTHVMRREMWMAVFSHLTHQDLCVCMRVCRTWNRWCCDKRLWKLIDLNRCKSITPLMLSGIIRRQPATLDLSWTNISKKQLSWLINRLPGLRVLLLSGCSWVAVSALCTCSCPLLRTLDVQWVEGLKDAQMRDLLSPPTDSRPGQLDNRSKLRNVEDFRLAGLDITDTSLRLIIRYMPLLSKLDLSYCNHITDQSVNILTAAGTTTRDSLTDINLSVCNRVTDQSLTFFKRCGSICHIDLRYCKQVTKEGCDQFIAEMSVSLQFELIEDKLLQKIS
- the LOC128770622 gene encoding lysine-specific demethylase 2B isoform X1, which gives rise to MAQDIETCGESGRRLRSICRTMYDENEDSSDVEEIVNIRGFSVEEKLLCDSYNADFVNYMDGKDFTYEYVQREALRFPLIFKEKSGLGIRMPDQEFTVSEIKGLVGSRRSVDVMDVSTQKGSEMSMAQFVRYYETPEDERDKLYNVISLEFSHTKLENLIKRPSVLDQVDWVDNMWPPSLKKSQTDATNVIAEMKYPKVQRYCLMSVKGCYTDFHIDFGGTSVWYHVFKGQKVFWLVPPTLHNLALYEDWVLSGKQTDIFLGDRADGCQRVELKQGYTFFIPSGWIHAVYTPKDTLVFGGNILHSFNIPMQLTIHEIENRTKVHSKFRFPFFYEICWYVLERYLHCLTSRSYLSPEFRKRPPLVEEEWKDPTDSPSSDSRCQDVNEDLGETLFKNVPYSQSERTAQDSCYPENERLLKAGLSVDLEDSCNPCSTFVDYSKPSSDSSLSDCQNKWTHLTEFELMGLWALVEKLESLPESKKCVPLGIQSPQALLEDMKVVLKEHADDDIKLAVTGLPVVYWLKKAIKPRPPNRPKPKMAVTPASAVKLSASRGTSGARRRRTRCRKCEACLRTECGECHFCKDMKKFGGPGRMKQSCIMRQCIAPVLPHTAVCLVCGEAGKEDTVDDEEEKFNLMLMECSICNEIVHPNCLMVKDSNGVINDELPNCWECPKCNHAGKTGKASKQKRGPGFKYASNLPGSLLKEPRLNRDAKEEADSPAVATLPTVTSTSAVKRKADRDETPKRKDEEPLKKRPPLLSLDSSPRPRLEDNPLRKKRKLFETNDEPTLKKKKKPPKLDDPLSPKLLRQIKTENDCDAEDEQDDLEDDMFSLNRILLKEKRAYDEDKDQEVDDEHQEEALRRHANMDDKAKILLNSLLRTSFRENNQSSINSTKAGTSGELERTPERCAGHLKARHQRRRMSHKEPGKEMKQEALKSEEPAKCDLSPTNLLRRQPKKEDTNQNHRPLKSEEANKYRRPIKTEESLIKENQRSIKREPEDEVDDSSARWPLNNGGSDLGDWLRHRDRELNGTQRGYSPLEWSRNNPITPVCPRPLPCRSPPKCIQMERHVIRPPPISPPPDRLTLDDGQTHVMRREMWMAVFSHLTHQDLCVCMRVCRTWNRWCCDKRLWKLIDLNRCKSITPLMLSGIIRRQPATLDLSWTNISKKQLSWLINRLPGLRVLLLSGCSWVAVSALCTCSCPLLRTLDVQWVEGLKDAQMRDLLSPPTDSRPGQLDNRSKLRNVEDFRLAGLDITDTSLRLIIRYMPLLSKLDLSYCNHITDQSVNILTAAGTTTRDSLTDINLSVCNRVTDQSLTFFKRCGSICHIDLRYCKQVTKEGCDQFIAEMSVSLQFELIEDKLLQKIS